In one Fluviispira vulneris genomic region, the following are encoded:
- a CDS encoding DUF1905 domain-containing protein yields MKKYKVTGKIKRFPGKGGWFYVELNKKISEAFRPLVKNRWPALLSASFTLNQTSWKSSIMPIKEGPLFIALPTKIRKCEQLEEGQKVTIEFLLSDNRIF; encoded by the coding sequence ATGAAGAAATATAAAGTAACAGGAAAAATTAAAAGATTCCCGGGTAAAGGCGGCTGGTTTTACGTTGAGCTGAATAAGAAGATTAGTGAAGCCTTTCGCCCATTAGTAAAAAATAGGTGGCCCGCATTACTATCTGCATCGTTTACTTTAAATCAAACATCCTGGAAAAGTTCTATTATGCCAATAAAAGAGGGACCTCTTTTTATAGCGCTACCTACCAAAATTCGTAAATGCGAACAATTAGAAGAAGGACAAAAAGTAACTATAGAATTTTTACTTTCTGATAACAGAATCTTTTAA
- a CDS encoding restriction endonuclease, with translation MVLPKYHQIMLPFLKLISDEKKHRVSELGNEIAKHFDLNERERREVLPSGAQTVFDNRVGWAKTYLKKAGLIDYPERGFVLINSKGKALLSENLTEISPNYLRRYDEFLEFKSPSISNTKTFANETIIVASQENLSTPQEALEAAYRSLNNEIIADLISNIENCSPFFFEKLVVDLLINMGYGGSRKEAGKAFQSTGDGGIDGIIKEDRLGLDAIYIQAKRWKKESVIGRPEIQKFAGALQGFRAKKGVFITTSRFSKEAYDYVEQIETKIILINGTELAEYMIETNTGVSVVDVYKIKKIDLDYFQET, from the coding sequence ATGGTGTTACCTAAATATCATCAAATAATGCTTCCATTTTTAAAATTAATTTCCGATGAAAAAAAACACCGTGTTTCTGAGTTAGGAAATGAAATTGCAAAACACTTTGACTTAAATGAAAGAGAAAGAAGAGAAGTCCTTCCTTCAGGCGCCCAAACTGTGTTTGACAATCGTGTCGGTTGGGCAAAAACATATTTGAAAAAAGCAGGTCTTATTGATTATCCTGAAAGAGGATTTGTCCTTATTAATTCAAAAGGAAAAGCTTTATTAAGTGAGAACTTAACAGAAATCTCACCAAATTACTTGAGACGATATGATGAGTTTTTAGAATTTAAATCCCCTTCAATTTCTAATACCAAAACCTTTGCAAATGAGACAATTATAGTTGCATCGCAGGAGAATTTATCTACACCCCAAGAAGCTTTAGAAGCGGCTTATCGTTCATTAAATAATGAGATAATTGCTGATTTAATTTCAAATATTGAGAACTGTTCACCGTTTTTCTTTGAAAAGCTCGTAGTCGATCTATTAATTAACATGGGTTATGGAGGCTCGAGAAAAGAAGCTGGCAAAGCATTTCAAAGCACAGGTGATGGTGGGATTGATGGAATCATAAAAGAAGATCGTTTAGGCCTCGATGCAATTTATATTCAAGCAAAAAGATGGAAAAAAGAATCTGTGATTGGTCGACCCGAAATTCAAAAGTTTGCGGGCGCATTGCAAGGATTTAGAGCAAAAAAAGGAGTTTTTATTACAACTTCACGCTTTTCAAAAGAAGCATATGACTATGTTGAACAAATCGAGACTAAAATTATCCTAATAAACGGAACAGAACTCGCAGAATATATGATTGAAACAAACACAGGTGTCTCTGTTGTTGATGTCTATAAAATAAAAAAAATAGATCTCGACTATTTTCAAGAAACTTAA
- a CDS encoding DUF3015 family protein, with protein sequence MFLRKHLLFTFVFCIIPFACFAKTPFGMAGCGLGSQIMGADGNQVFASTTNGTSANQVFGITSGTSNCLAPSKAVALSAQKKFITDNYSILSKEMAQGDGETLRAFSSTFGCKNEVYPSFASQMQNSFSKIFIAPGIMAALDVVQEEIKANEKLVTGCSLVI encoded by the coding sequence ATGTTTCTGCGAAAACATTTACTTTTTACCTTCGTTTTTTGCATTATCCCTTTTGCTTGTTTTGCAAAAACGCCGTTTGGAATGGCTGGATGTGGTTTAGGTTCACAGATTATGGGTGCAGATGGCAATCAGGTCTTTGCATCAACTACAAATGGAACTTCAGCAAATCAGGTTTTTGGAATAACTTCTGGCACTTCAAATTGCCTTGCTCCATCAAAAGCAGTTGCCTTAAGTGCGCAAAAAAAATTTATAACAGATAATTATTCAATTTTATCTAAAGAAATGGCGCAAGGAGATGGAGAAACTTTACGTGCATTTTCCAGCACATTTGGTTGTAAAAATGAGGTTTATCCAAGTTTTGCTTCTCAGATGCAAAATTCATTTTCTAAAATTTTTATTGCACCGGGAATCATGGCTGCACTTGATGTTGTGCAAGAAGAAATTAAAGCTAATGAAAAATTGGTTACAGGTTGTTCGCTAGTTATTTAA
- a CDS encoding DUF3015 family protein has translation MKYFKFACNSFIGLILMTALSSNVFAAVEIGKDGNYKDVEAWGMGGCGFATLFIKEKDTLPQIGASIVNDFISGYTQSSAITSGTSNCVESRTKTASVEQEVFITVNLSSLSKEAAQGSGEHLVALAKVFGCPNEQFSKFSQINYSKIYETNEPNLVLQNYLREVNSDQYLAKNCIRTIY, from the coding sequence ATGAAATATTTCAAATTTGCTTGTAACTCGTTCATTGGCTTAATTTTAATGACTGCGCTGTCTTCTAATGTATTTGCTGCTGTAGAAATTGGAAAAGATGGTAACTATAAAGATGTTGAAGCATGGGGTATGGGGGGATGTGGCTTTGCTACATTATTCATAAAAGAGAAAGACACTCTTCCACAAATTGGTGCCTCTATAGTGAATGATTTTATTTCTGGTTATACACAATCCTCAGCGATAACATCAGGTACTTCGAATTGTGTTGAATCTCGAACAAAAACAGCTTCCGTAGAGCAAGAAGTTTTTATCACTGTAAATTTATCAAGCCTATCAAAAGAAGCTGCACAAGGGTCCGGTGAGCATTTAGTAGCATTAGCAAAAGTTTTTGGCTGTCCAAATGAACAATTTTCTAAGTTTAGCCAAATAAATTATAGTAAAATTTACGAAACAAATGAACCTAATTTAGTTTTGCAAAATTATTTAAGAGAAGTAAATTCTGATCAATATTTGGCAAAAAATTGTATAAGAACGATTTACTGA
- a CDS encoding Lnb N-terminal periplasmic domain-containing protein, with protein MHFSKVYADSNSYISEIITQAEKDKLWEKRAWKKLLFIPDRFFSAQPKSLMSDKNFFLSQEGKINPKLELIETLKAFAEKTPKKNDENYLHPQCRFPARFHWLVEELKIDSNKIYFQACPELHKFIDYLDYEGVSLVFSNYVADGPGTLFGHTFLRLHRNKDYKNESAILDDVANFAAVIPAEKDWLFAIKGLAGGYPGKFAVVPYYIKIQEYNNFESRDLWEYKLNLSKKEIRLLELILWEVGWTYIDYYYLDDNCAYVILSVLEAAKPELKLTENIKIYAIPSDTVRIVNRMPNLVEHISYRASVFSRYLTRLSVLNGHERKILKEIVENNNVKLTQSIFSGCFDQCKTRIIDTALEYIDYKEKLVGSNDAIEYGDLRKQLLISRAQTGEKSEPLLDTPISAPPNLGHDSALISMSYGSSFSGECFSDIRWRPALHDFESQSNGYSDALGVGFLDTIVRADYTNKKVYLKNFHLLEITSLPAQIPNIHFLTWHFDSGYEYGFGFGDAATEERGYLQLGYGLALYEFNNSLILYSIMHGDIGYSSSSGGHIGPTLSIGAIQNISNYFKFIAKSEIAKRINAEKLIDSIKYSLIFAVYADKNLEFQMNLVNNNAKPEVSFNARYYF; from the coding sequence GTGCATTTTTCTAAAGTTTATGCAGATTCAAATTCATATATCAGTGAAATTATCACACAAGCAGAAAAAGATAAATTATGGGAAAAAAGGGCATGGAAAAAATTATTATTTATTCCTGATAGATTTTTTAGTGCGCAACCAAAAAGTTTGATGAGTGATAAAAATTTTTTTCTTTCACAAGAAGGGAAAATAAATCCAAAATTAGAACTCATTGAGACTCTTAAAGCTTTTGCTGAAAAAACCCCTAAAAAAAACGATGAAAATTATTTGCATCCTCAATGTCGCTTTCCAGCAAGGTTTCATTGGTTGGTAGAAGAGCTTAAGATTGATTCGAATAAAATATATTTTCAAGCATGTCCTGAGCTACATAAATTCATTGATTATTTAGATTATGAGGGTGTGTCTCTTGTTTTTTCAAATTATGTAGCAGATGGTCCTGGCACTTTATTTGGCCATACTTTCTTACGCCTGCATAGAAATAAAGATTATAAAAATGAATCAGCAATTTTAGATGATGTTGCGAATTTTGCTGCGGTTATTCCAGCAGAAAAGGACTGGCTATTTGCAATAAAAGGATTGGCTGGAGGGTATCCAGGAAAATTTGCCGTTGTTCCTTACTATATTAAAATTCAAGAATATAATAATTTTGAAAGTCGAGATCTGTGGGAGTATAAATTAAATTTGTCCAAAAAAGAAATTCGTCTTTTAGAACTCATTTTATGGGAAGTAGGATGGACATATATAGATTATTATTATTTGGACGACAATTGTGCTTATGTAATTTTGTCAGTCTTAGAAGCTGCAAAACCAGAATTAAAATTAACAGAAAATATTAAAATATATGCAATTCCCTCTGACACTGTTCGAATCGTAAACAGGATGCCAAATTTAGTAGAACATATTAGTTATAGAGCCTCAGTTTTTTCAAGATATTTGACAAGGTTATCAGTTTTAAATGGGCACGAAAGAAAAATATTGAAAGAAATTGTTGAGAATAATAATGTAAAATTAACACAATCCATATTTTCTGGGTGCTTTGATCAATGTAAAACAAGAATTATTGATACAGCTCTTGAATATATTGATTATAAAGAAAAGTTAGTAGGTTCAAATGATGCAATAGAATACGGTGACTTGAGGAAACAATTATTGATTTCAAGAGCACAAACAGGAGAAAAATCTGAACCTCTTTTGGACACACCGATCTCTGCACCACCCAATCTGGGGCATGACTCAGCTCTTATTTCAATGAGTTATGGCTCTTCCTTTTCTGGAGAATGCTTTTCTGATATAAGATGGAGGCCAGCTCTGCATGATTTTGAATCTCAATCAAATGGATACAGTGATGCCTTGGGAGTTGGATTTTTAGATACAATCGTGAGAGCTGATTATACAAATAAAAAAGTATATCTAAAAAATTTTCATTTATTAGAAATAACTTCGCTTCCAGCACAAATTCCGAATATACATTTCTTAACGTGGCACTTTGATTCTGGTTACGAATATGGATTTGGATTTGGCGATGCTGCGACAGAAGAGCGTGGCTATTTGCAGTTAGGATATGGTTTAGCATTGTATGAATTTAATAATTCTTTAATTTTATATTCCATAATGCATGGTGATATAGGATATTCTTCAAGTAGTGGAGGTCATATAGGCCCTACTCTATCAATCGGAGCGATACAAAATATTTCTAATTATTTTAAATTTATTGCTAAATCAGAGATCGCTAAGAGAATAAATGCTGAAAAATTAATTGACTCTATTAAATATTCATTAATCTTTGCAGTATATGCAGATAAAAATTTAGAATTTCAAATGAATTTAGTAAATAATAATGCAAAGCCAGAAGTTTCATTTAATGCTAGATATTATTTTTAG
- a CDS encoding DMT family transporter, which produces MTKSKDIFLALFGGVLLALMVTSNSLLAQNTNAVFASWFAHGIGASVILTILIFSYTMQIKSEKSQAITTKVQWWLYLGGVAGAFVVFLSSVVINKGLSLSAAISLILVGQILFGIFSDSIGLFGTIKRKIHIKDFIVILLVLTGSYLILFWK; this is translated from the coding sequence ATGACAAAATCAAAAGATATTTTTTTAGCACTTTTTGGAGGTGTTCTTCTCGCATTAATGGTGACTTCAAATAGTTTGCTTGCCCAAAATACAAATGCAGTCTTTGCTTCATGGTTTGCTCATGGTATTGGTGCTTCTGTAATTTTAACAATCTTAATATTTTCATATACAATGCAAATAAAATCAGAAAAATCTCAAGCAATTACAACTAAAGTTCAATGGTGGCTATACTTGGGGGGAGTAGCAGGTGCATTTGTAGTTTTTCTTTCATCGGTTGTTATAAATAAAGGACTTTCACTGTCTGCTGCAATTTCACTTATTCTTGTGGGACAAATCTTATTTGGTATATTTTCAGATAGTATAGGTTTATTTGGAACAATTAAGAGAAAAATTCATATCAAAGATTTTATTGTTATTCTTCTCGTTCTAACTGGTAGCTATTTAATTTTATTTTGGAAATAA
- a CDS encoding DMT family transporter: protein MSLLFFLAILNGMIININRIINGQLSTKVGALKASFWNHIVGFIFLTIIVFILGDWFIINEKIPKFAYFGGVFGAFFVAISSFVIPRIGAMNTTILMICGQIITAVFIDIQLSGKYPSYMQITGIIFILFAVYLSKTQRFSFSWIHFKKAQ from the coding sequence ATGAGTTTATTGTTTTTTTTGGCTATATTAAATGGAATGATTATAAATATAAATAGAATCATAAATGGGCAATTAAGTACAAAAGTGGGTGCATTAAAAGCTTCTTTTTGGAATCATATTGTTGGCTTTATATTTTTGACAATAATAGTTTTCATATTAGGTGATTGGTTTATAATTAATGAAAAAATACCGAAATTTGCATATTTTGGTGGTGTCTTTGGTGCCTTTTTTGTTGCCATAAGTAGCTTTGTTATTCCGCGTATTGGCGCAATGAATACAACTATTTTAATGATATGTGGACAAATAATCACTGCTGTATTTATAGATATTCAACTTTCTGGAAAATATCCTTCATATATGCAAATCACTGGAATTATATTTATTTTATTTGCTGTTTATTTATCAAAGACGCAGCGATTTAGTTTCAGTTGGATTCATTTTAAAAAAGCGCAATAA
- a CDS encoding GNAT family N-acetyltransferase, whose product MENLIHQCENIVKEKFFYIPYLLKDCDVETFEGFKITKSPFMSSMFNIAWLNNVNPIYLESSLNKLINYFNSNPFALWIGPNSSPKQINEILQKLGFVKEAIEIGMTYSLNLLNSAYDSANFKEINNEKFDSNIIKEVNDEISMQHFINVLEKYDPEARIYYLKIANELGFKDNKPYRFFYLEVEGASACIASLFFKEDVCGVFDVLTHDNYRKQGHASKMMKYLLHYAKEHGAKYMGLTASSPEAVNIYKKLGFIEMGEYDCYEYKR is encoded by the coding sequence ATGGAAAATCTTATTCATCAATGCGAAAATATAGTCAAAGAAAAATTTTTTTATATACCATATCTTTTAAAAGATTGTGATGTTGAAACATTTGAAGGATTTAAAATTACAAAATCACCTTTTATGAGCTCTATGTTTAATATTGCATGGCTTAATAATGTCAATCCAATATATCTCGAATCGTCACTCAATAAATTAATAAATTATTTCAATTCAAATCCTTTTGCCTTGTGGATTGGCCCCAATTCGTCTCCTAAACAAATAAATGAAATTTTACAAAAATTAGGTTTTGTAAAAGAAGCAATTGAAATTGGCATGACATATTCCTTAAATTTATTAAATAGCGCATATGATTCAGCCAATTTTAAAGAAATCAATAATGAAAAATTTGATTCTAATATTATAAAAGAAGTCAATGATGAAATCAGTATGCAGCATTTTATAAATGTACTCGAAAAATACGATCCAGAAGCGCGGATATACTATTTAAAAATTGCCAATGAACTGGGCTTCAAAGATAACAAACCATATCGTTTTTTTTACCTTGAAGTAGAAGGTGCTTCTGCATGCATTGCATCACTCTTTTTTAAAGAAGACGTCTGTGGAGTTTTTGATGTTCTTACCCATGATAATTATAGAAAACAAGGACATGCTTCTAAGATGATGAAGTATCTTCTCCACTATGCGAAAGAACATGGTGCAAAATATATGGGCCTCACAGCTTCTTCTCCTGAAGCAGTTAATATATATAAAAAATTAGGATTTATTGAAATGGGTGAATATGATTGCTATGAATATAAACGTTAA
- a CDS encoding DUF979 domain-containing protein, producing the protein MKTLLTIDIIYYIIGIIVLFIAFLSLKDKKNPKRYKTAFFWSLFSIIFLFSDLAIYYIGKSLTYRIIGILVILMALIAGLGQFSNRNDLQKSIREKKTYAIKFGNKVFIPALLIPILTVTCTFIFKDLSFKNYFFFDQKNLTLASLTFACFLSLIVGLKLTGGNPLQAINESKRLLDSIGWAAILPMMLAMLGGIFTAAQTGNSIQEIAKLIVDPNNRFLLVAIYCVGMALFSIIMGNAFAAFPVMTAGVALPFLVHAHNANPIPLVAIGMYSGYCGTLMTPMAANFNIVPAALLELRDKYGVIKVQIPTAISMLIINIFLMYFIIFI; encoded by the coding sequence TTGAAAACTCTTTTAACAATCGATATTATTTATTATATAATTGGTATAATTGTCCTATTTATTGCTTTTTTAAGTTTAAAAGATAAAAAAAATCCTAAACGATATAAAACAGCTTTCTTTTGGTCATTATTTTCTATAATTTTTCTTTTTAGTGATCTTGCAATTTATTATATAGGTAAAAGTTTAACTTATAGGATAATAGGTATCCTTGTTATTTTGATGGCGCTTATTGCTGGACTCGGACAATTCAGCAATAGAAATGATTTGCAAAAATCCATTAGAGAAAAAAAAACTTATGCTATAAAATTTGGAAATAAAGTTTTTATCCCTGCATTACTTATACCTATTCTCACAGTTACATGCACATTTATTTTTAAAGATCTCTCATTTAAAAATTATTTTTTTTTCGATCAAAAGAACTTAACACTTGCTTCATTAACATTTGCATGTTTTCTATCATTGATTGTGGGTTTGAAGCTCACAGGAGGTAATCCGCTTCAAGCAATAAATGAATCGAAACGTTTGCTCGATTCTATTGGCTGGGCTGCAATATTACCTATGATGCTAGCTATGCTAGGAGGAATTTTTACAGCTGCGCAAACCGGAAACTCTATTCAAGAAATTGCCAAACTCATAGTCGATCCAAATAATCGTTTTTTATTGGTTGCAATTTATTGCGTAGGAATGGCTTTATTCTCAATAATTATGGGCAATGCTTTTGCTGCATTTCCCGTTATGACAGCAGGTGTAGCACTTCCCTTTTTAGTCCACGCCCACAATGCAAACCCAATCCCACTCGTTGCCATAGGAATGTATTCTGGATATTGCGGAACTCTAATGACACCTATGGCTGCTAATTTTAATATCGTACCAGCTGCTCTGCTAGAATTAAGAGATAAATATGGTGTTATTAAAGTGCAAATACCCACTGCTATTTCTATGCTTATTATTAATATATTCTTAATGTACTTCATAATTTTTATTTAA
- a CDS encoding DUF969 domain-containing protein, with protein sequence MSLLLPLIGIPIIILGFALRFNPLLVIATAGIVTGFSVGMDFFTILETFGEKFLNSRQLAVFILILPVVGLLEHYGLKERAEIWIGKFTHITTGKIIMLYFFLREISAAMGLIGLGGHAQTIRPLIAPMAEGASKNKYGPLPKSILDKIRSHAAASENIAVFFGEDIFIAFGAIILMNTFLNDNGIENIEPLHIGLWGIPTAICALCIHLIRLTQLDTSIKNDVRKWKMKQGDLD encoded by the coding sequence ATGTCATTACTTCTTCCACTGATCGGTATACCTATTATTATTTTAGGTTTTGCATTAAGGTTTAACCCACTGCTCGTTATCGCTACAGCCGGTATCGTAACAGGTTTTTCCGTAGGCATGGATTTTTTTACCATACTTGAAACATTTGGAGAAAAATTTCTAAATAGCCGTCAGCTCGCCGTTTTTATTTTAATTCTTCCTGTCGTTGGCCTACTAGAACATTATGGACTTAAAGAACGTGCAGAAATTTGGATTGGAAAATTCACCCATATAACAACTGGCAAAATAATTATGCTTTATTTTTTTCTGAGAGAAATATCTGCTGCTATGGGTTTAATTGGCTTAGGTGGACATGCACAGACAATCCGCCCCCTGATTGCCCCAATGGCGGAAGGGGCAAGCAAAAATAAATATGGTCCTTTACCAAAATCAATTTTAGATAAAATTCGTTCACACGCAGCAGCATCTGAAAATATTGCAGTCTTTTTTGGAGAAGATATTTTCATCGCATTTGGTGCTATTATTTTAATGAATACATTTTTAAATGACAATGGAATTGAAAATATTGAACCACTCCATATTGGACTTTGGGGAATTCCAACAGCCATTTGTGCTCTCTGCATTCATTTAATTAGACTTACGCAACTCGACACCAGTATAAAAAATGACGTTCGCAAGTGGAAAATGAAGCAAGGAGACCTGGATTGA
- a CDS encoding 5-oxoprolinase subunit PxpA → MKIDLNADIGEGFKNDKEIINYVSSVNIACARHAGTPISIHQSVKWAMARGISLGAHPGYPDEKNFGRVELNLSAEVLFAEIIFQISALQGIVNAEKGKLTHVKLHGALYNQAAHDLQIADIIISAIKKVNPKLKLFALAGSPLVQKAKKEHLAIIEEGFADRCYKDDGTLLARSECGAIIKDKKIALKQSLTMIKEKKVISQNGKIFPIKIDTICLHGDNPHALNLTKYLFTKLINEGIAIQTYK, encoded by the coding sequence ATGAAAATTGATCTCAATGCCGATATTGGTGAAGGTTTTAAAAATGATAAAGAAATTATAAATTACGTCAGTTCCGTTAATATAGCTTGTGCTAGGCATGCTGGGACACCTATAAGTATCCATCAAAGTGTAAAGTGGGCTATGGCTCGGGGAATTTCCTTAGGTGCTCATCCTGGTTATCCAGATGAAAAAAATTTTGGTAGAGTCGAATTAAATCTTTCAGCAGAAGTACTTTTTGCAGAAATTATTTTTCAAATCTCTGCACTGCAAGGAATTGTCAATGCTGAAAAAGGGAAACTCACGCATGTAAAGTTACATGGCGCTTTATACAATCAAGCAGCACATGATTTACAGATAGCGGATATCATTATATCTGCAATTAAAAAAGTGAATCCAAAATTAAAATTATTTGCTCTTGCGGGCAGTCCCTTAGTGCAAAAGGCAAAAAAAGAACATTTAGCTATTATTGAGGAAGGATTTGCAGATCGTTGCTATAAAGACGATGGAACTTTATTAGCAAGAAGTGAGTGTGGCGCTATAATTAAAGACAAAAAAATCGCTTTGAAACAAAGCTTAACAATGATAAAAGAAAAAAAAGTTATCAGCCAAAACGGAAAAATATTTCCTATCAAAATTGATACAATATGTTTGCATGGAGATAATCCCCATGCACTCAATTTGACCAAATATTTATTTACAAAACTCATAAATGAAGGAATTGCCATTCAAACATATAAATAA